A genome region from Streptomyces sp. S4.7 includes the following:
- a CDS encoding NADH-quinone oxidoreductase subunit G — protein MTVTTSAPSGGGEAAVPPEDLVSLTIDGIEISVPKGTLVIRAAELLGIEIPRFCDHPLLDPAGACRQCIVEVEGQRKPMASCTITCTDGMVVKSQITSPVAEKAQRGVMELLLINHPLDCPVCDKGGECPLQNQAMSAGQSDTRFEGKKRTFEKPVPISTQVLLDRERCVLCARCTRFSNQVAGDPVIEFLERGALQQVGIGVGDPFESYFSGNTIQICPVGALTSAAYRFRSRPFDLVSSPGVCEHCAGGCATRTDHRRGKVMRRMAADDPEVNEEWICDKGRFGFRYAQRPDRLTTPLVRGEDGELAPASWPEALEAAANGLAAARGRAAVLTGGRLTVEDSYAYAKFARVALETNDIDFRARVHSAEEAEFLAAHVAGHGLDLDGKGITNTTLEGAPAVLLVGFESEEEAPGVFLRMRKAHRKHGQRSFSLATHATPGLRKAGGTLLPAAPGTETEWLDALASQTGLEGAGTRAADALRESGAVIVVGERLAAVPGGLTAAARAATATGARLVWVPRRAGERGAVEAGALPTLLPGGRPATDPRAREETAEVWRVRDLPHRHGRDTGQIVEAAATGELGALVVAGVEVADLPDPARAREALAAAGFVVSLELRPSEVTDHADVVFPVAAVAEKAGTFLNWEGRARLFEAALKPEQMTRRLATDDARVLHMLADAMDIPFALPSLKAVRTEMERLGTWDGPRAEPPVESSRPLPRPGAGEALLAGHRLLLDQGRLQDGDEALAGTRHAAVARLSATTAAETGVKDGDVLAVTGPAGTVELPLSVTEMPDKVVWLPLNSTGGGVLADTGSRPGTLVRIGPAEAQAPAGAPESDAPEVRA, from the coding sequence ATGACAGTCACCACCTCTGCCCCCTCCGGCGGCGGCGAGGCGGCGGTCCCGCCCGAAGATCTCGTCTCGCTGACGATCGACGGCATCGAGATCTCGGTCCCCAAGGGGACCCTGGTGATCCGCGCCGCCGAACTCCTCGGCATCGAGATCCCCCGCTTCTGCGACCACCCGCTCCTCGACCCGGCCGGCGCCTGCCGGCAGTGCATCGTCGAGGTCGAGGGCCAGCGCAAGCCGATGGCCTCCTGCACCATCACCTGCACCGACGGCATGGTCGTCAAGTCGCAGATCACCTCGCCGGTCGCCGAGAAGGCCCAGCGCGGTGTGATGGAGCTGCTGCTCATCAACCACCCGCTGGACTGCCCGGTCTGCGACAAGGGCGGCGAGTGCCCGCTGCAGAACCAGGCCATGAGCGCAGGCCAGTCCGACACCCGGTTCGAGGGCAAGAAGCGGACCTTCGAGAAGCCCGTACCGATCTCCACCCAGGTGCTCCTCGACCGCGAGCGGTGCGTGCTCTGCGCGCGCTGCACCCGCTTCTCCAACCAGGTCGCCGGCGACCCGGTGATCGAGTTCCTGGAGCGCGGCGCGCTCCAGCAGGTCGGCATCGGCGTGGGCGACCCCTTCGAGTCGTACTTCTCCGGCAACACCATCCAGATCTGCCCGGTCGGCGCGCTGACCTCGGCGGCGTACCGCTTCCGCTCCCGCCCGTTCGACCTGGTCTCCTCGCCGGGCGTGTGCGAGCACTGCGCGGGCGGCTGCGCCACCCGCACCGACCACCGGCGCGGGAAGGTCATGCGGCGCATGGCCGCCGACGACCCCGAGGTCAACGAGGAGTGGATCTGCGACAAGGGCCGGTTCGGCTTCCGCTACGCGCAGCGGCCCGACCGGCTCACCACCCCGCTCGTACGGGGCGAGGACGGCGAGCTGGCACCGGCGAGCTGGCCGGAGGCGCTTGAGGCCGCCGCGAACGGTCTCGCCGCCGCGCGCGGCCGGGCCGCCGTCCTGACCGGCGGCCGGCTGACCGTCGAGGACTCCTACGCGTACGCCAAGTTCGCCCGCGTCGCGCTGGAGACCAACGACATCGACTTCCGCGCGCGCGTGCACAGCGCCGAGGAGGCCGAGTTCCTCGCCGCCCATGTCGCCGGCCACGGCCTCGACCTGGACGGCAAGGGGATCACCAACACGACGCTGGAGGGGGCCCCGGCCGTCCTGCTCGTCGGGTTCGAGTCCGAGGAGGAGGCGCCCGGCGTCTTCCTGAGGATGCGCAAGGCACACCGCAAGCACGGCCAGCGCAGCTTCTCCCTCGCCACGCACGCCACCCCCGGTCTCAGGAAGGCGGGCGGCACCCTGCTGCCGGCCGCGCCCGGCACCGAGACCGAGTGGCTCGACGCGCTCGCCTCGCAGACCGGCCTCGAAGGCGCGGGCACCCGCGCCGCCGACGCCCTGCGCGAGAGCGGCGCGGTGATCGTCGTCGGCGAACGGCTCGCGGCCGTCCCCGGCGGGCTCACCGCGGCCGCCAGGGCCGCCACCGCGACCGGCGCCCGGCTCGTCTGGGTCCCGCGCAGGGCCGGTGAGCGCGGCGCCGTCGAGGCCGGCGCGCTGCCGACGCTGCTGCCCGGCGGCCGTCCCGCCACGGACCCGCGGGCCCGTGAGGAGACCGCCGAGGTCTGGCGCGTACGCGATCTGCCGCACCGCCACGGCCGGGACACCGGCCAGATCGTCGAGGCCGCCGCGACCGGCGAACTCGGCGCGCTGGTCGTCGCGGGCGTGGAGGTCGCCGACCTGCCGGACCCGGCACGCGCGCGTGAGGCGCTCGCCGCGGCCGGCTTCGTCGTGTCGCTGGAGCTGCGCCCCAGCGAGGTCACCGACCACGCCGACGTCGTCTTCCCGGTCGCCGCCGTCGCCGAGAAGGCCGGCACCTTCCTCAACTGGGAAGGCAGGGCGCGGCTGTTCGAGGCGGCGCTCAAGCCCGAGCAGATGACGCGCAGGCTGGCCACGGACGACGCGCGGGTGCTGCACATGCTCGCCGACGCCATGGACATCCCCTTCGCGCTGCCGAGCCTGAAGGCCGTACGTACGGAGATGGAGCGGCTCGGCACCTGGGACGGCCCGCGCGCCGAACCGCCCGTCGAGTCCTCCCGTCCGCTGCCCCGTCCGGGCGCGGGCGAGGCACTGCTCGCCGGTCACCGGCTGCTGCTCGACCAGGGCCGGCTCCAGGACGGCGACGAGGCCCTGGCGGGCACCCGCCACGCGGCCGTCGCCCGGCTCTCCGCCACCACGGCGGCCGAGACGGGCGTCAAGGACGGCGACGTCCTCGCCGTCACCGGCCCCGCGGGCACCGTCGAACTGCCGCTCAGCGTCACCGAGATGCCC